The bacterium genome includes a region encoding these proteins:
- a CDS encoding DinB family protein, whose product MTHQQQMDELERLRSELLERLSGPDSAALNRRPPDGGWSAAQVLAHVILAERLSLGYLRKKIQRPDLIPRSGAAGAIKSRALGLFLRLPFKVAAPARSADVPETGELTALARDWSEARAEWQDFLEHYPAELANKAVYRHPVAGRLNLEQTLRFLIDHLRRHTGQIERLLVEHAAEADVA is encoded by the coding sequence ATGACCCACCAGCAACAGATGGACGAACTCGAGCGGTTGCGCTCGGAACTCTTGGAGCGGCTCTCGGGTCCGGACTCGGCGGCGCTCAACCGAAGACCGCCGGACGGCGGCTGGTCGGCGGCCCAGGTTCTGGCTCATGTGATTCTGGCCGAGCGGCTCTCACTCGGCTACCTACGCAAAAAGATCCAAAGGCCCGACTTGATACCGCGCAGTGGCGCGGCCGGCGCGATCAAGAGCCGGGCGCTGGGGCTATTCTTGAGACTACCGTTCAAGGTCGCGGCACCGGCGCGCTCGGCCGACGTGCCCGAAACGGGCGAGCTGACCGCACTTGCGCGGGACTGGAGCGAGGCGCGAGCCGAGTGGCAGGACTTCCTCGAGCACTATCCCGCTGAATTGGCGAACAAGGCGGTCTACAGGCATCCGGTCGCGGGCCGGCTCAATCTGGAGCAGACGCTCCGGTTCTTGATCGATCACCTACGTCGCCATACCGGACAGATCGAGCGGCTTCTGGTTGAACATGCGGCCGAGGCGGACGTCGCCTAA